Proteins co-encoded in one Pleurodeles waltl isolate 20211129_DDA chromosome 1_2, aPleWal1.hap1.20221129, whole genome shotgun sequence genomic window:
- the LOC138297376 gene encoding pro-neuregulin-2, membrane-bound isoform-like isoform X3, giving the protein MRLQYLPIAASLSPPLLSAGTVCFGGCGALLLLLGSSAAVAASMGGMAAAGGGTVTISSSFEPSATPRIPQMAASPPAALGRGLCYLSPSVVSVQELAERSRVVIEGRVQGFPVRPMSGNSDSTEERTTTDSNSDGKEDQTDTANGTAYTLSSLPPAARNGASPAAYLVKVHQVWAAKAGGLRRDSLLWVLGDFGSCLRLKEDSKYIFFIEPTNSSGHTGPGLFRASFPPLETGRNLKKEVSRVLCRGCGNDQKQT; this is encoded by the coding sequence ATGAGACTGCAGTATCTGCCCATCGCCGCCTCTCTGTCTCCTCCGCTGCTGAGCGCTGGCACAGTCTGCTTCGGGGGCTGCGGGGCACTGCTGCTTTTGCTCGGGAGCTCAGCCGCGGTAGCGGCCAGCATGGGTGGAATGGCTGCGGCAGGAGGCGGCACGGTGACCATTTCGTCTTCTTTCGAGCCGTCTGCGACTCCACGGATCCCGCAGATGGCCGCCTCCCCTCCGGCCGCCTTGGGCAGAGGCCTCTGCTATCTATCGCCCAGCGTAGTCTCGGTGCAGGAGTTGGCGGAGCGATCGCGGGTGGTGATCGAGGGCCGGGTACAGGGATTTCCAGTGAGGCCAATGTCTGGGAACAGCGACTCTACCGAGGAAAGGACCACTACAGACAGCAACAGCGACGGGAAGGAAGACCAGACAGACACTGCCAATGGGACGGCATACACACTCTCCTCCCTACCCCCTGCAGCTCGAAACGGCGCCTCCCCCGCAGCCTACCTGGTGAAGGTGCACCAGGTGTGGGCTGCGAAAGCGGGCGGCCTGCGCAGGGACTCGCTACTCTGGGTTCTAGGGGACTTTGGGTCCTGCCTGCGACTCAAGGAGGACAGTAAGTACATCTTCTTCATAGAACCAACAAACAGCAGCGGGCACACAGGCCCAGGGCTTTTTCGGGCCTCCTTCCCACCACTGGAGACTGGCCGTAATTTGAAGAAGGAGGTCAGCCGCGTGCTGTGCAGGGGATGCG
- the LOC138297376 gene encoding pro-neuregulin-2, membrane-bound isoform-like isoform X2 has protein sequence MRLQYLPIAASLSPPLLSAGTVCFGGCGALLLLLGSSAAVAASMGGMAAAGGGTVTISSSFEPSATPRIPQMAASPPAALGRGLCYLSPSVVSVQELAERSRVVIEGRVQGFPVRPMSGNSDSTEERTTTDSNSDGKEDQTDTANGTAYTLSSLPPAARNGASPAAYLVKVHQVWAAKAGGLRRDSLLWVLGDFGSCLRLKEDSKYIFFIEPTNSSGHTGPGLFRASFPPLETGRNLKKEVSRVLCRGCENCLGCPSPHSLGF, from the coding sequence ATGAGACTGCAGTATCTGCCCATCGCCGCCTCTCTGTCTCCTCCGCTGCTGAGCGCTGGCACAGTCTGCTTCGGGGGCTGCGGGGCACTGCTGCTTTTGCTCGGGAGCTCAGCCGCGGTAGCGGCCAGCATGGGTGGAATGGCTGCGGCAGGAGGCGGCACGGTGACCATTTCGTCTTCTTTCGAGCCGTCTGCGACTCCACGGATCCCGCAGATGGCCGCCTCCCCTCCGGCCGCCTTGGGCAGAGGCCTCTGCTATCTATCGCCCAGCGTAGTCTCGGTGCAGGAGTTGGCGGAGCGATCGCGGGTGGTGATCGAGGGCCGGGTACAGGGATTTCCAGTGAGGCCAATGTCTGGGAACAGCGACTCTACCGAGGAAAGGACCACTACAGACAGCAACAGCGACGGGAAGGAAGACCAGACAGACACTGCCAATGGGACGGCATACACACTCTCCTCCCTACCCCCTGCAGCTCGAAACGGCGCCTCCCCCGCAGCCTACCTGGTGAAGGTGCACCAGGTGTGGGCTGCGAAAGCGGGCGGCCTGCGCAGGGACTCGCTACTCTGGGTTCTAGGGGACTTTGGGTCCTGCCTGCGACTCAAGGAGGACAGTAAGTACATCTTCTTCATAGAACCAACAAACAGCAGCGGGCACACAGGCCCAGGGCTTTTTCGGGCCTCCTTCCCACCACTGGAGACTGGCCGTAATTTGAAGAAGGAGGTCAGCCGCGTGCTGTGCAGGGGATGCG